A genome region from Paludibacterium sp. B53371 includes the following:
- a CDS encoding phosphoglycerate kinase, which translates to MEFKKLTDLDLHGKRVLIRVDMNVPVKDGVLGDDTRIRASLPSIEHALGQGAGVLLMTHLGRPTEGEPKPEDSLAPVAVRLSELLGRPVRLVADWQTGVSVAAGEVVMLENVRLNKGEKKNNADLGRAYAALCDIFVNDAFGTAHRAEASTHAVAAAAPVACAGLLLSAELDALGKALEHPAHPLVAIVAGSKVSTKLTILEALADKVDQLIVGGGIANTFLLAEGHNIGKSLCEPDLVDQARTVIAKIRARGGNVPLPSDVVCATEFSASAPATLKNIKDVSADDMILDIGPDSAAELGKLIAKAGTVVWNGPVGVFEFEAFSHGTRTLAQAIADADAFSIAGGGDTLAAIAQFGITDRISYISTGGGAFLEFLEGKELPAVAILEQRARG; encoded by the coding sequence ATGGAATTCAAGAAACTGACTGATCTGGATCTGCACGGCAAGCGCGTGCTGATCCGCGTAGACATGAACGTACCGGTCAAGGATGGCGTACTCGGCGACGATACCCGCATCCGTGCCTCCCTGCCTTCCATCGAGCATGCATTGGGCCAGGGGGCCGGCGTGCTGCTGATGACCCACCTCGGCCGGCCGACGGAAGGCGAGCCCAAGCCGGAAGACAGCCTGGCACCGGTGGCCGTACGTCTGTCCGAACTGCTGGGCCGTCCGGTACGACTGGTGGCCGACTGGCAGACCGGCGTCAGCGTCGCGGCTGGCGAAGTGGTCATGCTGGAGAACGTACGCCTGAACAAGGGCGAGAAAAAGAACAATGCCGACCTGGGCCGCGCCTATGCCGCCCTGTGCGACATTTTCGTCAATGATGCCTTCGGTACCGCTCACCGTGCCGAGGCCTCGACACATGCCGTTGCCGCGGCGGCGCCGGTGGCCTGCGCCGGCCTGCTGCTGTCGGCCGAGCTGGATGCCCTGGGCAAGGCCCTGGAACACCCGGCCCATCCGCTGGTGGCCATCGTGGCCGGCTCCAAGGTCTCGACCAAGCTGACGATCCTCGAAGCGCTGGCCGACAAGGTCGATCAACTGATCGTCGGTGGCGGCATTGCCAATACCTTCCTGCTGGCAGAAGGCCACAATATCGGCAAGTCGCTGTGCGAACCGGATCTGGTCGATCAGGCCCGTACCGTGATCGCCAAGATCCGCGCCCGCGGTGGCAATGTGCCGCTGCCGAGCGATGTGGTGTGCGCGACCGAGTTCTCGGCATCGGCACCGGCCACGCTGAAGAACATCAAGGATGTCAGCGCTGACGACATGATCCTGGATATCGGCCCGGATTCGGCCGCCGAGCTGGGCAAGCTGATTGCCAAGGCCGGCACCGTGGTCTGGAACGGCCCGGTCGGTGTGTTTGAGTTTGAAGCCTTCAGCCATGGCACGCGCACGCTGGCGCAGGCAATCGCCGATGCTGACGCGTTCTCGATCGCCGGCGGTGGAGACACCCTGGCGGCGATTGCCCAGTTCGGCATCACCGACCGCATCAGCTATATCTCCACCGGTGGCGGCGCCTTCCTGGAATTCCTTGAAGGCAAGGAACTGCCGGCTGTTGCCATTCTGGAACAACGCGCTCGCGGTTGA
- the gap gene encoding type I glyceraldehyde-3-phosphate dehydrogenase → MTIRIAINGYGRIGRQVLRAIYEYDLDKEFEVVAVNASGDLATNAHITKFDTVHGRFPADIGHDEHHLLINGKAIPFFSTRDPSLLPWKELNVDLVMECTGSFTSKAKCQAHLQAGAKKVLISAPGGDDVDATVVYGVNHAVLRPEMTVVSNASCTTNCLAPVAKALHDEIGIVKGLMTTIHAFTNDQVLTDVRHKDLRRARSAVQNMIPTKTGAAKAVGLVLPELAGRLDGFSVRVPTINVSLIDLTFESARKTSKDEVNAVVRAAAEGSMKGVLGYNTLPLVSMDFNHTTEPSTFDATLTKVTHGNMVKVLAWYDNEWGFSCQMLNTARAMFAA, encoded by the coding sequence ATGACCATCCGTATCGCGATCAATGGCTACGGCCGTATCGGCCGTCAGGTACTGCGCGCCATCTACGAATACGACCTTGACAAGGAATTCGAGGTTGTAGCCGTCAATGCCAGCGGAGACCTTGCCACCAACGCGCACATCACCAAATTTGATACGGTTCACGGACGCTTCCCGGCCGACATCGGCCATGACGAACATCACCTGCTGATCAATGGCAAGGCGATTCCGTTTTTCAGCACGCGCGATCCGTCGCTGCTGCCCTGGAAGGAACTGAATGTCGATCTGGTGATGGAATGTACCGGGTCATTTACCAGCAAGGCCAAGTGCCAGGCTCACCTGCAGGCCGGTGCCAAAAAAGTGCTGATTTCCGCACCGGGCGGGGACGATGTCGACGCCACCGTGGTGTATGGCGTCAACCATGCCGTGCTCAGGCCCGAGATGACGGTCGTGTCGAATGCTTCCTGCACCACCAACTGCCTGGCGCCGGTCGCCAAGGCGCTTCACGACGAGATCGGCATCGTCAAGGGGCTGATGACCACCATCCACGCCTTTACCAATGACCAGGTACTGACCGACGTCCGTCACAAGGACCTGCGTCGCGCCCGCTCGGCAGTCCAGAACATGATCCCGACCAAGACCGGCGCCGCCAAGGCCGTGGGCCTGGTGTTGCCGGAACTGGCAGGTCGCCTGGACGGCTTCTCGGTTCGCGTACCAACCATCAATGTCTCGCTGATCGACCTGACTTTTGAGTCGGCCCGCAAGACCAGCAAGGACGAAGTCAATGCCGTGGTGCGAGCCGCGGCGGAAGGTTCGATGAAGGGGGTTCTGGGTTACAACACCCTGCCGCTGGTCTCCATGGACTTCAACCACACCACCGAGCCGTCGACCTTTGATGCCACACTGACCAAGGTCACTCACGGAAATATGGTGAAAGTCCTCGCTTGGTACGACAATGAGTGGGGTTTCAGCTGTCAAATGCTGAATACCGCGCGCGCCATGTTTGCCGCCTGA
- the tkt gene encoding transketolase, giving the protein MVSRTELANAIRFLAMDAVEKAKSGHPGMPMGMADIAEVLWRDHLKHSPTQPLWANRDRFVLSNGHGSMLLYSLLHLTGYRLSIDDLKNFRQLHAKTPGHPEYGYAEGVETTTGPLGQGICNAVGMALAEKMLAAEFNRPGHTIVDHHTWVFLGDGCLMEGISHEACSLAGTWGLNKLIAFYDDNGISIDGDVDGWFTDDTPGRFAAYGWQVIPNVNGHDPKEIAIAIDTAKKSDRPTLICCKTKIGFGAPNKQGGHDVHGAPLGAAEISAAREYLKWPHAPFEIPADIRAAWNAEEAGKARVAEWDQRFAAYRAAFPQEAAEFERRMQRELPAGWTDHVAAKIEQANAKAETIATRKASQNAIAALAEALPELVGGSADLTPSNLTNWPAAKSFTGEGAANYLHYGVREFGMAAIMNGMTLHGGLKPFGATFLMFSEYARNALRMAALMKINPVFVFTHDSIGLGEDGPTHQPVEQISTLRMIPNMAVWRPCDTVESMVAWAEALSAKDHPSCLIFSRQNLPFVARDQATIDNIKRGGYVIRDAASPRAVLLATGSEVELALKAAEQLASQGVAVRVVSMPCTNAFDQQDKAYRASVLPAGVPRLAIEAGVSSFWRQYVGLEGDVIGIDRFGESAPAGELFKLFGFTVDNVVAKTLSLIEQ; this is encoded by the coding sequence ATGGTCTCCAGAACCGAGCTCGCCAATGCCATCCGTTTCCTTGCCATGGACGCGGTGGAAAAAGCTAAATCCGGCCACCCCGGCATGCCGATGGGCATGGCCGATATCGCCGAAGTCCTGTGGCGCGACCACCTGAAACACAGCCCGACCCAACCGCTGTGGGCCAACCGCGATCGTTTCGTGCTGTCCAACGGCCACGGCTCGATGCTGCTGTACAGCCTGCTGCATCTCACCGGTTACCGCCTCTCGATCGACGACCTGAAGAACTTCCGCCAGCTGCATGCCAAAACCCCGGGTCACCCGGAGTATGGCTATGCCGAAGGCGTCGAGACCACCACCGGCCCGCTGGGCCAGGGCATCTGCAATGCAGTCGGCATGGCGCTGGCAGAAAAAATGCTGGCCGCCGAGTTCAACCGCCCGGGCCATACCATTGTCGACCACCACACCTGGGTCTTCCTCGGCGACGGCTGCCTGATGGAAGGCATTTCGCACGAAGCCTGCTCGCTGGCCGGCACCTGGGGTCTGAACAAGCTGATCGCCTTCTACGACGATAATGGCATCTCGATTGACGGCGACGTCGACGGCTGGTTCACCGACGACACCCCGGGGCGCTTCGCTGCCTACGGCTGGCAGGTCATCCCCAACGTCAATGGCCATGACCCGAAGGAAATCGCCATTGCCATCGATACCGCCAAGAAATCGGACCGCCCGACCCTGATCTGCTGCAAGACCAAGATCGGCTTTGGCGCACCGAACAAGCAGGGTGGCCACGATGTGCATGGCGCACCGCTGGGTGCCGCAGAAATCAGCGCCGCCCGCGAGTACCTCAAGTGGCCGCACGCGCCGTTCGAGATCCCGGCCGACATCCGCGCGGCCTGGAACGCGGAAGAAGCCGGCAAGGCCCGTGTGGCCGAGTGGGATCAGCGCTTTGCCGCCTATCGCGCCGCCTTCCCGCAGGAGGCCGCCGAATTCGAACGCCGCATGCAGCGCGAGCTGCCGGCAGGCTGGACCGACCATGTCGCCGCCAAGATCGAGCAGGCCAATGCCAAGGCAGAGACCATCGCCACCCGCAAGGCCTCGCAGAATGCCATCGCCGCCCTGGCCGAAGCGCTGCCGGAGCTGGTCGGTGGTTCGGCTGACCTGACGCCGTCGAATCTGACCAACTGGCCGGCAGCCAAGTCGTTCACCGGGGAAGGTGCCGCCAACTATCTCCACTATGGCGTGCGCGAGTTCGGCATGGCCGCCATCATGAACGGCATGACGCTGCATGGTGGTCTGAAGCCGTTCGGCGCTACCTTCCTGATGTTCAGCGAATATGCGCGCAATGCGCTGCGCATGGCCGCGCTGATGAAGATCAATCCGGTATTCGTGTTTACCCACGATTCGATCGGTCTGGGCGAAGATGGCCCGACCCACCAGCCGGTAGAACAGATCTCGACCCTGCGCATGATCCCGAACATGGCCGTATGGCGTCCTTGCGACACCGTCGAGTCCATGGTGGCGTGGGCCGAGGCACTGTCGGCCAAGGATCATCCGAGCTGCCTGATCTTCAGCCGTCAGAACCTGCCTTTCGTTGCCCGCGATCAGGCCACCATCGACAACATCAAGCGCGGCGGCTATGTGATTCGCGATGCCGCCAGCCCGCGCGCCGTTCTGCTGGCGACCGGTTCGGAAGTCGAACTGGCGCTCAAGGCAGCCGAGCAGCTGGCGAGCCAGGGCGTGGCGGTTCGCGTGGTCTCCATGCCGTGCACCAATGCCTTCGACCAGCAGGACAAGGCCTACCGCGCCTCGGTGCTGCCCGCCGGCGTACCGCGCCTGGCCATCGAAGCCGGTGTCAGCAGCTTCTGGCGCCAGTATGTCGGCCTGGAAGGCGACGTGATCGGCATCGACCGCTTCGGCGAATCGGCGCCGGCCGGCGAGCTGTTCAAACTGTTCGGCTTCACTGTCGACAACGTGGTCGCCAAGACCCTGTCGTTGATCGAGCAATAA
- a CDS encoding GNAT family N-acetyltransferase: MASLLNWQCHRFNDFSLEGLYAMLRLRDQVFVLEQQSIYGDLDNLDQPAWHVCGHDARGQLLAYARLLAPGDKYEHAVAITRVVVDPSLRGQGVGRQLLAESLRQAEQRFPTVMQKLSAQVSALAFYESFGFVVASAPYDDGGIMHCDMTRAVH; the protein is encoded by the coding sequence ATGGCAAGCTTACTGAATTGGCAATGTCACCGCTTCAACGATTTTTCCCTGGAGGGGCTGTACGCGATGTTGCGGCTGCGCGATCAGGTATTCGTGCTGGAGCAGCAGTCGATCTACGGTGACCTCGATAATCTCGACCAGCCGGCCTGGCATGTCTGTGGTCACGATGCCAGGGGACAGCTGCTGGCCTATGCCCGCCTGCTGGCACCGGGCGATAAATATGAACACGCCGTGGCCATCACCCGGGTGGTGGTCGACCCGTCCCTGCGCGGACAGGGCGTGGGGCGCCAGTTGCTGGCCGAATCCCTGCGCCAGGCTGAACAGCGTTTTCCGACGGTGATGCAAAAGCTGTCGGCCCAGGTTTCGGCGCTGGCATTTTATGAGTCCTTTGGGTTCGTCGTGGCTTCCGCGCCTTATGACGACGGCGGCATCATGCATTGCGACATGACGCGGGCCGTACACTGA
- the parC gene encoding DNA topoisomerase IV subunit A, translating into MNNQDHLSGDLFDTATAEGTPPAPPPPAEPPAQSGDDWIALDLYAERAYLEYAMSVVKGRALPEVADGQKPVQRRILYAMRDMGLTAGAKPVKSARVVGEILGKYHPHGDSSAYEALVRMAQDFTLRYPLIDGQGNFGSRDGDGAAAMRYTEARLTPFADLLLSEIDMGTVDFVPNYDGAFEEPALLPARLPMLLLNGASGIAVGLATEIPPHNLSEVAQAAAALLENPELSTSELMQYVPGPDFPGGGQIITPSEDILTAYESGRGSVRVRARWEVERLARGQWRIIVSELPPGSSAQKVLAEIEEATNPKPRPGKKALTQEQQNLKSLMLSMLDRVRDESDSNQPVRLVFEPKSSRQDPEEFVQMLLAQTSLEGNASLNLVMIGLDGRPGQKGLKAILQDWLAFRSETVTRRLAHRLAQVEKRIHILEGRMIAFIHIDEVIRVIRESDEPKPDLIKAFGLSEAQAEDILEIRLRQLARLEGFKLEKELSELREEREGLRHLLDTPDAKRQLIIDEIRADAARYGDARRTEIKAAQRAVLTQTVADEPITVILSQKGWLRARVGHNLDLSTLAFKDGDALHTVLETRTVWPIVVLDNLGRAYTVSAADVPTGRGDGVPVASLIDLQDNGKPSHMLSAAENARYVVASSSGYGFIATLADMAGRVKAGKAFITLEQGDDVLAPVRVPTDIAQVDLQLVAAADNGRLLAFSAGELRDLAKGRGLMLMQLDEGERLTAIGLARGDRVQLSVLSVRGKAGEEKVALAEYLGRRAKRGKLLPKKWNILAISDA; encoded by the coding sequence ATGAATAACCAAGATCATTTGAGCGGCGACCTGTTCGATACTGCCACTGCAGAAGGCACGCCGCCAGCCCCTCCCCCTCCTGCCGAACCGCCAGCCCAGAGCGGGGATGACTGGATTGCCCTCGATCTCTACGCCGAGCGCGCCTATCTGGAATACGCGATGAGCGTGGTCAAGGGCCGTGCCCTGCCCGAAGTGGCCGATGGCCAGAAGCCGGTGCAGCGCCGCATCCTGTACGCCATGCGCGACATGGGGCTGACTGCCGGTGCCAAGCCGGTCAAGTCGGCGCGCGTGGTCGGTGAAATCCTCGGCAAATACCATCCCCATGGTGACAGCTCGGCCTACGAGGCGCTGGTCCGCATGGCGCAGGACTTCACCCTGCGCTATCCGCTGATCGACGGCCAGGGCAACTTCGGCAGCCGCGATGGCGACGGTGCCGCCGCCATGCGTTATACCGAGGCTCGCCTGACCCCCTTTGCCGACTTGCTGTTGTCGGAAATCGACATGGGGACGGTGGATTTTGTCCCCAACTACGATGGTGCCTTCGAAGAACCCGCCCTGCTGCCGGCCCGTCTGCCGATGCTGCTGCTCAACGGCGCCTCCGGCATTGCCGTCGGCCTGGCCACCGAAATTCCGCCGCACAACCTGAGCGAAGTTGCCCAGGCGGCCGCTGCCCTGCTGGAAAACCCCGAGCTGAGCACCAGCGAACTGATGCAGTATGTGCCGGGGCCGGACTTTCCGGGCGGCGGTCAGATCATTACCCCCAGCGAGGACATCCTGACCGCCTATGAGAGTGGGCGTGGTTCGGTGCGCGTACGCGCCCGCTGGGAGGTCGAACGACTGGCCCGCGGCCAATGGCGCATCATCGTGTCGGAACTGCCGCCAGGCAGTTCGGCGCAGAAAGTGCTGGCCGAGATCGAAGAGGCCACTAACCCCAAGCCGCGCCCGGGCAAGAAGGCGCTGACGCAGGAGCAGCAAAATCTCAAGAGTCTGATGCTGTCAATGCTCGACCGCGTGCGCGACGAATCGGACAGCAACCAGCCGGTGCGGCTGGTGTTCGAGCCCAAGTCGAGCCGGCAGGATCCGGAAGAATTCGTGCAGATGCTGCTGGCGCAGACCAGCCTGGAAGGCAATGCCTCGCTCAACCTGGTGATGATCGGCCTGGACGGCCGTCCAGGCCAGAAGGGGCTCAAGGCCATCCTGCAGGACTGGCTGGCCTTCCGCAGTGAAACCGTCACCCGCCGGCTGGCTCACCGCCTGGCCCAGGTGGAAAAGCGCATCCATATCCTCGAAGGCCGGATGATCGCCTTCATCCACATCGATGAAGTGATCCGCGTCATTCGCGAGTCGGATGAACCCAAGCCGGACCTGATCAAGGCCTTCGGCCTCTCCGAAGCCCAGGCCGAGGACATCCTGGAAATCCGCCTGCGCCAATTGGCCCGACTGGAAGGCTTCAAGCTGGAAAAGGAACTGTCCGAACTGCGCGAAGAGCGCGAAGGACTGCGTCACCTGCTGGATACGCCGGATGCCAAACGTCAGCTGATCATCGACGAAATCCGCGCCGATGCGGCCAGGTATGGCGATGCCCGTCGTACCGAGATCAAGGCGGCACAACGCGCCGTGTTGACCCAGACGGTGGCCGACGAGCCGATTACCGTCATCCTGTCGCAGAAGGGCTGGCTGCGCGCCCGCGTCGGCCACAACCTCGATCTGTCGACCCTGGCCTTCAAGGACGGCGATGCCCTGCACACCGTGCTGGAGACAAGGACGGTATGGCCAATTGTTGTTCTGGACAACCTTGGCCGGGCCTATACCGTCAGTGCTGCCGATGTGCCTACCGGTCGTGGCGATGGCGTGCCGGTGGCCTCGCTCATTGATCTCCAGGACAACGGCAAACCCAGCCATATGCTGTCGGCGGCCGAAAATGCCCGTTACGTGGTCGCCAGTTCCTCCGGCTATGGCTTTATCGCCACCCTGGCCGACATGGCGGGTCGGGTGAAGGCCGGCAAGGCCTTCATCACCCTGGAGCAGGGGGATGACGTGCTGGCTCCGGTCCGGGTACCGACGGACATTGCCCAGGTCGATCTGCAACTGGTGGCGGCCGCCGACAATGGCCGCCTGCTGGCCTTCAGTGCCGGTGAATTGCGTGATCTGGCCAAGGGACGCGGCCTGATGCTGATGCAGCTGGATGAAGGCGAACGCTTGACAGCCATCGGTCTGGCACGAGGTGACAGGGTACAGCTCTCGGTGCTGTCCGTGCGGGGCAAGGCCGGCGAGGAAAAGGTGGCGCTGGCCGAATATCTGGGCCGACGCGCCAAGCGCGGCAAGTTGCTGCCCAAGAAGTGGAACATTCTGGCCATCAGCGATGCCTGA
- a CDS encoding M4 family metallopeptidase, with amino-acid sequence MKKMSVCIALSLSSMLQPALAARLVDIQTLLRQGVRPAQNLPADFQPVRSQSLPGGKVVTRYQQYYQGVPVWGQAVIGVRQPQMVGSSNRFDGQAVTGLNEELPSVKPTLSASQVLAQARAMQAAGQPVINESAQLLVRLDRHQNAQLVYLVSYFIPASKPSRPYFIIDAHSGSVLKQWNGLTHLDATGPGGNRKTGKYEFGQRYGYLPVSDDCNMDNGTVKAIDLQNTENTSLQTPFHFTCPRNTADRQINGSYGPINDAYYFGNAVVKMYRSWLGLDPLKGPLYLHVHYGKRYENAFWDGSSMNFGDGGRELFPLVSADVTGHEISHGFTEQNSGLVYEGQSGGINEAFSDIAGAATEYFVKGSNSWLIGMDITKGKKPLRFMDHPAADGQSIEKAEDFREGMDPHESSGVFNRAFYLLVQSKGWTVRRGFEVFADANRLYWNPNSDYNQASCGVIRAASERGYDQQAVTSAFAEVGVSCTQARG; translated from the coding sequence ATGAAGAAAATGTCGGTTTGTATTGCCCTGTCCTTGTCCAGCATGCTGCAGCCGGCGCTGGCTGCCCGGCTGGTGGATATCCAGACGCTGCTGCGCCAGGGGGTTCGTCCTGCCCAGAACTTGCCGGCGGATTTTCAGCCGGTACGCAGCCAGTCGCTGCCGGGCGGCAAGGTCGTCACCCGCTATCAGCAATATTATCAAGGGGTTCCGGTGTGGGGTCAGGCGGTCATCGGGGTGCGCCAGCCGCAAATGGTTGGTTCCAGCAACCGATTTGACGGACAGGCCGTGACAGGTCTGAACGAAGAGCTGCCCTCGGTAAAGCCGACCCTGTCGGCCAGTCAGGTACTGGCGCAAGCCCGTGCCATGCAGGCGGCTGGACAGCCGGTGATCAATGAAAGTGCCCAGTTGCTGGTCCGGCTGGACCGGCACCAGAACGCCCAGTTGGTGTATCTGGTGTCGTACTTCATCCCGGCCAGCAAGCCGAGCCGTCCGTATTTCATCATCGATGCTCACAGTGGCAGCGTGCTCAAACAATGGAATGGCCTGACCCATCTGGATGCCACGGGCCCCGGCGGCAATCGTAAGACCGGCAAGTATGAGTTCGGCCAGCGCTATGGCTATCTGCCGGTCAGCGATGATTGCAATATGGATAACGGCACGGTCAAGGCCATTGATCTGCAGAACACCGAGAACACCAGCCTGCAGACCCCGTTTCACTTCACCTGCCCGCGTAATACGGCCGATCGCCAGATCAATGGCAGTTACGGTCCGATCAATGATGCCTACTACTTCGGCAATGCCGTGGTGAAGATGTACCGGAGCTGGCTGGGACTGGATCCGCTGAAAGGGCCGCTATATCTGCATGTGCATTACGGCAAACGCTATGAAAACGCCTTCTGGGATGGCAGCAGCATGAATTTCGGCGATGGTGGCCGCGAGCTGTTCCCCCTGGTCTCGGCCGATGTCACCGGCCACGAGATCAGCCATGGCTTTACCGAACAGAATTCAGGGCTGGTTTACGAGGGACAGTCCGGCGGCATCAACGAGGCGTTTTCGGACATCGCCGGGGCGGCTACCGAGTATTTCGTCAAGGGCAGCAACAGCTGGCTGATCGGCATGGACATCACCAAGGGCAAGAAACCGCTGCGCTTCATGGATCACCCTGCCGCAGACGGGCAATCGATCGAGAAGGCCGAGGATTTCCGTGAAGGCATGGACCCGCATGAAAGCAGCGGCGTCTTCAACCGGGCGTTCTATCTGCTGGTGCAAAGCAAGGGCTGGACGGTGCGCCGTGGCTTCGAAGTCTTCGCCGATGCCAACCGGCTCTACTGGAACCCCAATAGTGACTACAACCAGGCGTCTTGCGGGGTGATTCGTGCGGCCAGCGAACGCGGCTATGATCAGCAGGCCGTCACGTCCGCATTTGCCGAAGTAGGGGTGAGCTGCACCCAGGCACGCGGCTAA
- the pdxH gene encoding pyridoxamine 5'-phosphate oxidase: protein MSLKLADIRLDYSKKELSPEECLPDAVAQFEVWLNEAISAEVPEPTAMHVASVDGDGRPSARIVLLKGVEAGQFLFYTNYLSRKGQQIAGNPFVSLTFFWPELERQVRIEGQARPLPGEVSDEYFASRPYTSRLGAWASEQSTEIPSKAELVKRAAMFGVRYPFKVPRPPHWGGYAVIPDRIEFWQGRPSRLHDRVLYTLQADGNWQKVRLAP from the coding sequence ATGTCGCTCAAGCTCGCTGACATCCGCCTGGATTACAGCAAAAAGGAATTATCGCCGGAGGAATGCCTGCCGGATGCCGTGGCTCAGTTTGAAGTCTGGCTCAACGAAGCGATCAGTGCCGAAGTGCCGGAACCAACCGCCATGCATGTTGCCTCGGTGGATGGCGATGGCCGCCCGAGTGCCCGCATCGTGCTGCTCAAGGGCGTGGAAGCCGGACAGTTTCTGTTCTATACCAACTATCTTAGTCGCAAGGGTCAGCAGATTGCCGGCAACCCCTTTGTGTCGCTGACCTTTTTCTGGCCGGAGCTGGAACGTCAGGTCCGTATTGAGGGTCAGGCCAGACCGCTGCCTGGCGAGGTTTCGGACGAGTATTTTGCCAGTCGCCCGTATACCAGCCGTCTCGGCGCCTGGGCATCCGAGCAGAGCACGGAAATCCCGTCCAAGGCCGAGCTGGTGAAACGTGCCGCCATGTTTGGCGTGCGCTATCCCTTCAAGGTGCCGCGCCCTCCGCACTGGGGGGGCTATGCGGTCATTCCTGATCGCATCGAGTTCTGGCAGGGCCGGCCAAGCCGCCTGCATGATCGTGTGCTGTATACCCTGCAGGCAGATGGCAACTGGCAGAAGGTACGCCTGGCGCCCTGA
- a CDS encoding NupC/NupG family nucleoside CNT transporter: MHIVQFLLGLLVVLVLTQLVARDRKNIKIRYVVQLLLAEVAIAYVLLHTDYGLAAVGGMAETFDQLMNFAGEGTRFVFGGLLNQGDFSFFLMVLMPIVYISVLIGILQHLRVLPWVIRGIGLVLAKLSGMGKIESFNAVGAMIVGQSENFIAYKNIIGSFSEKRMYTLAATAMSTVSMSIVGSYMQLIAPRFVVTALILNLFSTFIILSLINPYDASVDEDKLITSHVARMSFFEMLGDYILAGFKVAVIVGAMLIGFIAIIATVNHVFTWCFGVDFQHVLGYVFYPLAWLMGIPGGEILRASSIMATKLVTNEFVAMMALKKEAAQLSPYTLGTLSVFLVSFANFSSIGIIAGAVKGLDEERGNMVSRFGLKLVYGSTLVSILSAMVAGLVL, encoded by the coding sequence ATGCATATTGTCCAGTTTCTCCTGGGTTTGCTGGTCGTCCTCGTCCTGACCCAGCTGGTTGCCCGCGACCGCAAAAACATCAAGATCCGTTATGTAGTGCAATTATTGCTGGCCGAAGTGGCCATTGCTTACGTGCTGTTGCATACCGATTATGGCCTTGCCGCCGTCGGAGGCATGGCCGAAACCTTCGACCAGTTGATGAACTTTGCCGGCGAGGGCACCCGCTTTGTCTTTGGCGGCCTGCTCAATCAGGGCGACTTCAGCTTCTTCCTGATGGTGCTGATGCCCATTGTCTATATCTCGGTACTCATCGGTATCCTGCAGCATCTGCGTGTCCTGCCCTGGGTTATCCGCGGCATTGGCCTGGTGCTGGCCAAGCTCAGCGGCATGGGCAAGATCGAATCCTTCAATGCCGTAGGCGCCATGATCGTCGGCCAGTCGGAAAACTTCATCGCCTACAAAAACATCATCGGCAGCTTCAGCGAAAAACGCATGTACACCCTGGCCGCCACGGCGATGTCCACGGTCTCGATGTCCATCGTCGGCTCCTACATGCAACTGATCGCGCCGCGCTTCGTGGTGACCGCACTGATCCTCAATCTGTTCAGCACCTTCATCATCCTGTCGCTGATCAACCCCTACGATGCCAGCGTAGATGAAGACAAGCTGATCACCAGCCATGTGGCGCGCATGTCGTTTTTCGAGATGCTGGGCGACTATATTCTGGCCGGCTTCAAGGTGGCGGTGATTGTCGGGGCCATGCTGATCGGCTTTATTGCCATCATTGCCACCGTCAACCATGTGTTCACCTGGTGCTTTGGCGTCGATTTCCAGCATGTGCTGGGCTATGTGTTCTATCCCCTGGCCTGGCTGATGGGCATTCCGGGGGGCGAGATTCTCCGTGCCAGCAGCATCATGGCCACCAAACTGGTCACCAACGAATTCGTGGCCATGATGGCGCTCAAGAAGGAGGCCGCCCAGTTGTCGCCCTATACCCTGGGGACACTGTCGGTATTCCTGGTCTCTTTCGCCAACTTCAGCTCGATCGGCATCATCGCCGGAGCCGTCAAAGGCCTGGATGAAGAGCGCGGGAATATGGTGTCGCGATTTGGTCTGAAACTGGTCTATGGCTCGACCCTGGTCAGCATTCTGTCGGCCATGGTCGCCGGGCTGGTGCTGTGA